In Camelus bactrianus isolate YW-2024 breed Bactrian camel chromosome 10, ASM4877302v1, whole genome shotgun sequence, a genomic segment contains:
- the TNNT3 gene encoding troponin T, fast skeletal muscle isoform X17 → MSDEEVEHVEEEYEEEEEAQEEAPPPPAEVHEVHEEEEKPRPRLTAPKIPEGEKVDFDDIQKKRQNKDLMELQALIDSHFEARKKEEEELVALKERIEKRRAERAEQQRIRAEKERERQNRLAEEKARREEEEAKRRAEDDLKKKKALSSMGANYSSYLAKADQKRGKKQTAREMKKKVLAERRKPLNIDHLGDDKLRDKARELWESLHKLETEKFELGEKLKRQKYDIMNVRARVEMLAKLSSTSGAASTRPRSTARRPGPRPRAKSVGAGSKAAETAPGRDRRPGQPTWRCPPPAPQHPSLCPRCPHPLGSVNKAGRPPSTRCALARGWGHGGRGTDGGGAGASLQRGAEGHRVLVSGVGSGEQQATGAGPGRPPARPAPPLLPMGFHA, encoded by the exons AGGAGAAGCCGAGACCCAG ACTCACTGCTCCTAAGATcccagaaggggagaaagtagaCTTTGAT GACATCCAGAAGAAGCGTCAGAACAAAGACCTCATGGAGCTGCAGGCGCTTATCGACAGCCACTTCGAGGCtcggaagaaggaggaggaggagctggtcGCACTCAAGGAGAGAATC GAGAAGCGCCGTGCGGAGAGAGCAGAGCAGCAGAGGATCCGGGCTGAGAAGGAGCGGGAGCGCCAGAACCGGCTGGCG GAGGAGAAGGCCCgtcgggaggaggaggaggccaagaGGAGGGCGGAGGACGACCTGAAGAAGAAGAAGGCTCTGTCCTCCATGGGCGCCAACTACAGCAGCTACCTGGCCAAG GCCGACCAGAAGAGAGGCAAGAAGCAGACGGCCCGGGAGATGAAGAAGAAGGTCCTGGCGGAGCGGCGGAAGCCCCTCAACATCGATCACCTGGGCGACGACAAGCTGAG GGACAAggccagggagctctgggaatcCCTGCACAAGCTGGAGACTGAGAAGTTCGAGTTGGGGGAGAAGCTGAAACGCCAGAAATACGAC ATCATGAACGTCCGGGCCAGAGTGGAGATGCTGGCCAAGTT ATCATCAACCTCAGGAGCCGCATCGACCAGGCCCAGAAGCA CAGCAAGAAGGCCGGGACCACGCCCAAGGGCAAAGTCGGTGGGCGCTGGAAGTAAAGCCGCAGAGACCGCCCCGGGCAGAGACCGTCGGCCCGGGCAGCCCACATGGCGGTgtccgccccccgccccccagcaccCGAGTCTCTGTCCTCGCTGCCCTCACCCCCTGGGGTCTGTGAATAAAGCTGGCAGACCCCCCTCCACCAGGTGTGCGCTGGCTCGTGGATGGGGTCACGGGGGGCGGGGGAccgatgggggaggggcaggggcgtCTCTGCAGCGCGGGGCCGAGGGGCACCGGGTGCTCGTCTCAGGGGTCGGCTCGGGAGAACAGCAGGCCACGGGTGCTGGGCCCGGACGCCCGCCGGCTCGGCCAGCCCCTCCACTTCTGCCGATGGGCTTTCACGCCTAG
- the TNNT3 gene encoding troponin T, fast skeletal muscle isoform X14, with protein MSDEEVEHVEEEYEEEEEAQEEAHEVHEVHEVHEPDAEEEEEEEEKPRPRLTAPKIPEGEKVDFDDIQKKRQNKDLMELQALIDSHFEARKKEEEELVALKERIEKRRAERAEQQRIRAEKERERQNRLAEEKARREEEEAKRRAEDDLKKKKALSSMGANYSSYLAKADQKRGKKQTAREMKKKVLAERRKPLNIDHLGDDKLRDKARELWESLHKLETEKFELGEKLKRQKYDIMNVRARVEMLAKLSSTSGAASTRPRSTARRPGPRPRAKSVGAGSKAAETAPGRDRRPGQPTWRCPPPAPQHPSLCPRCPHPLGSVNKAGRPPSTRCALARGWGHGGRGTDGGGAGASLQRGAEGHRVLVSGVGSGEQQATGAGPGRPPARPAPPLLPMGFHA; from the exons atgcagaggaggaggaggaggaag AGGAGAAGCCGAGACCCAG ACTCACTGCTCCTAAGATcccagaaggggagaaagtagaCTTTGAT GACATCCAGAAGAAGCGTCAGAACAAAGACCTCATGGAGCTGCAGGCGCTTATCGACAGCCACTTCGAGGCtcggaagaaggaggaggaggagctggtcGCACTCAAGGAGAGAATC GAGAAGCGCCGTGCGGAGAGAGCAGAGCAGCAGAGGATCCGGGCTGAGAAGGAGCGGGAGCGCCAGAACCGGCTGGCG GAGGAGAAGGCCCgtcgggaggaggaggaggccaagaGGAGGGCGGAGGACGACCTGAAGAAGAAGAAGGCTCTGTCCTCCATGGGCGCCAACTACAGCAGCTACCTGGCCAAG GCCGACCAGAAGAGAGGCAAGAAGCAGACGGCCCGGGAGATGAAGAAGAAGGTCCTGGCGGAGCGGCGGAAGCCCCTCAACATCGATCACCTGGGCGACGACAAGCTGAG GGACAAggccagggagctctgggaatcCCTGCACAAGCTGGAGACTGAGAAGTTCGAGTTGGGGGAGAAGCTGAAACGCCAGAAATACGAC ATCATGAACGTCCGGGCCAGAGTGGAGATGCTGGCCAAGTT ATCATCAACCTCAGGAGCCGCATCGACCAGGCCCAGAAGCA CAGCAAGAAGGCCGGGACCACGCCCAAGGGCAAAGTCGGTGGGCGCTGGAAGTAAAGCCGCAGAGACCGCCCCGGGCAGAGACCGTCGGCCCGGGCAGCCCACATGGCGGTgtccgccccccgccccccagcaccCGAGTCTCTGTCCTCGCTGCCCTCACCCCCTGGGGTCTGTGAATAAAGCTGGCAGACCCCCCTCCACCAGGTGTGCGCTGGCTCGTGGATGGGGTCACGGGGGGCGGGGGAccgatgggggaggggcaggggcgtCTCTGCAGCGCGGGGCCGAGGGGCACCGGGTGCTCGTCTCAGGGGTCGGCTCGGGAGAACAGCAGGCCACGGGTGCTGGGCCCGGACGCCCGCCGGCTCGGCCAGCCCCTCCACTTCTGCCGATGGGCTTTCACGCCTAG
- the TNNT3 gene encoding troponin T, fast skeletal muscle isoform X12, with amino-acid sequence MSDEEVEHVEEEYEEEEEAQEEAPPPPAEVHEVHEEEEVQEDAEEEEEEEEKPRPRLTAPKIPEGEKVDFDDIQKKRQNKDLMELQALIDSHFEARKKEEEELVALKERIEKRRAERAEQQRIRAEKERERQNRLAEEKARREEEEAKRRAEDDLKKKKALSSMGANYSSYLAKADQKRGKKQTAREMKKKVLAERRKPLNIDHLGDDKLRDKARELWESLHKLETEKFELGEKLKRQKYDIMNVRARVEMLAKLSSTSGAASTRPRSTARRPGPRPRAKSVGAGSKAAETAPGRDRRPGQPTWRCPPPAPQHPSLCPRCPHPLGSVNKAGRPPSTRCALARGWGHGGRGTDGGGAGASLQRGAEGHRVLVSGVGSGEQQATGAGPGRPPARPAPPLLPMGFHA; translated from the exons atgcagaggaggaggaggaggaag AGGAGAAGCCGAGACCCAG ACTCACTGCTCCTAAGATcccagaaggggagaaagtagaCTTTGAT GACATCCAGAAGAAGCGTCAGAACAAAGACCTCATGGAGCTGCAGGCGCTTATCGACAGCCACTTCGAGGCtcggaagaaggaggaggaggagctggtcGCACTCAAGGAGAGAATC GAGAAGCGCCGTGCGGAGAGAGCAGAGCAGCAGAGGATCCGGGCTGAGAAGGAGCGGGAGCGCCAGAACCGGCTGGCG GAGGAGAAGGCCCgtcgggaggaggaggaggccaagaGGAGGGCGGAGGACGACCTGAAGAAGAAGAAGGCTCTGTCCTCCATGGGCGCCAACTACAGCAGCTACCTGGCCAAG GCCGACCAGAAGAGAGGCAAGAAGCAGACGGCCCGGGAGATGAAGAAGAAGGTCCTGGCGGAGCGGCGGAAGCCCCTCAACATCGATCACCTGGGCGACGACAAGCTGAG GGACAAggccagggagctctgggaatcCCTGCACAAGCTGGAGACTGAGAAGTTCGAGTTGGGGGAGAAGCTGAAACGCCAGAAATACGAC ATCATGAACGTCCGGGCCAGAGTGGAGATGCTGGCCAAGTT ATCATCAACCTCAGGAGCCGCATCGACCAGGCCCAGAAGCA CAGCAAGAAGGCCGGGACCACGCCCAAGGGCAAAGTCGGTGGGCGCTGGAAGTAAAGCCGCAGAGACCGCCCCGGGCAGAGACCGTCGGCCCGGGCAGCCCACATGGCGGTgtccgccccccgccccccagcaccCGAGTCTCTGTCCTCGCTGCCCTCACCCCCTGGGGTCTGTGAATAAAGCTGGCAGACCCCCCTCCACCAGGTGTGCGCTGGCTCGTGGATGGGGTCACGGGGGGCGGGGGAccgatgggggaggggcaggggcgtCTCTGCAGCGCGGGGCCGAGGGGCACCGGGTGCTCGTCTCAGGGGTCGGCTCGGGAGAACAGCAGGCCACGGGTGCTGGGCCCGGACGCCCGCCGGCTCGGCCAGCCCCTCCACTTCTGCCGATGGGCTTTCACGCCTAG
- the TNNT3 gene encoding troponin T, fast skeletal muscle isoform X13: MSDEEVEHVEEEYEEEEEAQEEAHEVHEVHEVHEPEEVQEDAEEEEEEEEKPRPRLTAPKIPEGEKVDFDDIQKKRQNKDLMELQALIDSHFEARKKEEEELVALKERIEKRRAERAEQQRIRAEKERERQNRLAEEKARREEEEAKRRAEDDLKKKKALSSMGANYSSYLAKADQKRGKKQTAREMKKKVLAERRKPLNIDHLGDDKLRDKARELWESLHKLETEKFELGEKLKRQKYDIMNVRARVEMLAKLSSTSGAASTRPRSTARRPGPRPRAKSVGAGSKAAETAPGRDRRPGQPTWRCPPPAPQHPSLCPRCPHPLGSVNKAGRPPSTRCALARGWGHGGRGTDGGGAGASLQRGAEGHRVLVSGVGSGEQQATGAGPGRPPARPAPPLLPMGFHA, from the exons atgcagaggaggaggaggaggaag AGGAGAAGCCGAGACCCAG ACTCACTGCTCCTAAGATcccagaaggggagaaagtagaCTTTGAT GACATCCAGAAGAAGCGTCAGAACAAAGACCTCATGGAGCTGCAGGCGCTTATCGACAGCCACTTCGAGGCtcggaagaaggaggaggaggagctggtcGCACTCAAGGAGAGAATC GAGAAGCGCCGTGCGGAGAGAGCAGAGCAGCAGAGGATCCGGGCTGAGAAGGAGCGGGAGCGCCAGAACCGGCTGGCG GAGGAGAAGGCCCgtcgggaggaggaggaggccaagaGGAGGGCGGAGGACGACCTGAAGAAGAAGAAGGCTCTGTCCTCCATGGGCGCCAACTACAGCAGCTACCTGGCCAAG GCCGACCAGAAGAGAGGCAAGAAGCAGACGGCCCGGGAGATGAAGAAGAAGGTCCTGGCGGAGCGGCGGAAGCCCCTCAACATCGATCACCTGGGCGACGACAAGCTGAG GGACAAggccagggagctctgggaatcCCTGCACAAGCTGGAGACTGAGAAGTTCGAGTTGGGGGAGAAGCTGAAACGCCAGAAATACGAC ATCATGAACGTCCGGGCCAGAGTGGAGATGCTGGCCAAGTT ATCATCAACCTCAGGAGCCGCATCGACCAGGCCCAGAAGCA CAGCAAGAAGGCCGGGACCACGCCCAAGGGCAAAGTCGGTGGGCGCTGGAAGTAAAGCCGCAGAGACCGCCCCGGGCAGAGACCGTCGGCCCGGGCAGCCCACATGGCGGTgtccgccccccgccccccagcaccCGAGTCTCTGTCCTCGCTGCCCTCACCCCCTGGGGTCTGTGAATAAAGCTGGCAGACCCCCCTCCACCAGGTGTGCGCTGGCTCGTGGATGGGGTCACGGGGGGCGGGGGAccgatgggggaggggcaggggcgtCTCTGCAGCGCGGGGCCGAGGGGCACCGGGTGCTCGTCTCAGGGGTCGGCTCGGGAGAACAGCAGGCCACGGGTGCTGGGCCCGGACGCCCGCCGGCTCGGCCAGCCCCTCCACTTCTGCCGATGGGCTTTCACGCCTAG
- the TNNT3 gene encoding troponin T, fast skeletal muscle isoform X9, with amino-acid sequence MSDEEVEHVEEEAQEEAHEVHEVHEVHEPDAEEEEEEEEKPRPRLTAPKIPEGEKVDFDDIQKKRQNKDLMELQALIDSHFEARKKEEEELVALKERIEKRRAERAEQQRIRAEKERERQNRLAEEKARREEEEAKRRAEDDLKKKKALSSMGANYSSYLAKADQKRGKKQTAREMKKKVLAERRKPLNIDHLGDDKLRDKARELWESLHKLETEKFELGEKLKRQKYDIMNVRARVEMLAKLSSTSGAASTRPRSTARRPGPRPRAKSVGAGSKAAETAPGRDRRPGQPTWRCPPPAPQHPSLCPRCPHPLGSVNKAGRPPSTRCALARGWGHGGRGTDGGGAGASLQRGAEGHRVLVSGVGSGEQQATGAGPGRPPARPAPPLLPMGFHA; translated from the exons atgcagaggaggaggaggaggaag AGGAGAAGCCGAGACCCAG ACTCACTGCTCCTAAGATcccagaaggggagaaagtagaCTTTGAT GACATCCAGAAGAAGCGTCAGAACAAAGACCTCATGGAGCTGCAGGCGCTTATCGACAGCCACTTCGAGGCtcggaagaaggaggaggaggagctggtcGCACTCAAGGAGAGAATC GAGAAGCGCCGTGCGGAGAGAGCAGAGCAGCAGAGGATCCGGGCTGAGAAGGAGCGGGAGCGCCAGAACCGGCTGGCG GAGGAGAAGGCCCgtcgggaggaggaggaggccaagaGGAGGGCGGAGGACGACCTGAAGAAGAAGAAGGCTCTGTCCTCCATGGGCGCCAACTACAGCAGCTACCTGGCCAAG GCCGACCAGAAGAGAGGCAAGAAGCAGACGGCCCGGGAGATGAAGAAGAAGGTCCTGGCGGAGCGGCGGAAGCCCCTCAACATCGATCACCTGGGCGACGACAAGCTGAG GGACAAggccagggagctctgggaatcCCTGCACAAGCTGGAGACTGAGAAGTTCGAGTTGGGGGAGAAGCTGAAACGCCAGAAATACGAC ATCATGAACGTCCGGGCCAGAGTGGAGATGCTGGCCAAGTT ATCATCAACCTCAGGAGCCGCATCGACCAGGCCCAGAAGCA CAGCAAGAAGGCCGGGACCACGCCCAAGGGCAAAGTCGGTGGGCGCTGGAAGTAAAGCCGCAGAGACCGCCCCGGGCAGAGACCGTCGGCCCGGGCAGCCCACATGGCGGTgtccgccccccgccccccagcaccCGAGTCTCTGTCCTCGCTGCCCTCACCCCCTGGGGTCTGTGAATAAAGCTGGCAGACCCCCCTCCACCAGGTGTGCGCTGGCTCGTGGATGGGGTCACGGGGGGCGGGGGAccgatgggggaggggcaggggcgtCTCTGCAGCGCGGGGCCGAGGGGCACCGGGTGCTCGTCTCAGGGGTCGGCTCGGGAGAACAGCAGGCCACGGGTGCTGGGCCCGGACGCCCGCCGGCTCGGCCAGCCCCTCCACTTCTGCCGATGGGCTTTCACGCCTAG
- the TNNT3 gene encoding troponin T, fast skeletal muscle isoform X15 — protein sequence MSDEEVEHVEEEAQEEAPPPPAEVHEVHEEEEVQEDAEEEEEEEEKPRPRLTAPKIPEGEKVDFDDIQKKRQNKDLMELQALIDSHFEARKKEEEELVALKERIEKRRAERAEQQRIRAEKERERQNRLAEEKARREEEEAKRRAEDDLKKKKALSSMGANYSSYLAKADQKRGKKQTAREMKKKVLAERRKPLNIDHLGDDKLRDKARELWESLHKLETEKFELGEKLKRQKYDIMNVRARVEMLAKLSSTSGAASTRPRSTARRPGPRPRAKSVGAGSKAAETAPGRDRRPGQPTWRCPPPAPQHPSLCPRCPHPLGSVNKAGRPPSTRCALARGWGHGGRGTDGGGAGASLQRGAEGHRVLVSGVGSGEQQATGAGPGRPPARPAPPLLPMGFHA from the exons atgcagaggaggaggaggaggaag AGGAGAAGCCGAGACCCAG ACTCACTGCTCCTAAGATcccagaaggggagaaagtagaCTTTGAT GACATCCAGAAGAAGCGTCAGAACAAAGACCTCATGGAGCTGCAGGCGCTTATCGACAGCCACTTCGAGGCtcggaagaaggaggaggaggagctggtcGCACTCAAGGAGAGAATC GAGAAGCGCCGTGCGGAGAGAGCAGAGCAGCAGAGGATCCGGGCTGAGAAGGAGCGGGAGCGCCAGAACCGGCTGGCG GAGGAGAAGGCCCgtcgggaggaggaggaggccaagaGGAGGGCGGAGGACGACCTGAAGAAGAAGAAGGCTCTGTCCTCCATGGGCGCCAACTACAGCAGCTACCTGGCCAAG GCCGACCAGAAGAGAGGCAAGAAGCAGACGGCCCGGGAGATGAAGAAGAAGGTCCTGGCGGAGCGGCGGAAGCCCCTCAACATCGATCACCTGGGCGACGACAAGCTGAG GGACAAggccagggagctctgggaatcCCTGCACAAGCTGGAGACTGAGAAGTTCGAGTTGGGGGAGAAGCTGAAACGCCAGAAATACGAC ATCATGAACGTCCGGGCCAGAGTGGAGATGCTGGCCAAGTT ATCATCAACCTCAGGAGCCGCATCGACCAGGCCCAGAAGCA CAGCAAGAAGGCCGGGACCACGCCCAAGGGCAAAGTCGGTGGGCGCTGGAAGTAAAGCCGCAGAGACCGCCCCGGGCAGAGACCGTCGGCCCGGGCAGCCCACATGGCGGTgtccgccccccgccccccagcaccCGAGTCTCTGTCCTCGCTGCCCTCACCCCCTGGGGTCTGTGAATAAAGCTGGCAGACCCCCCTCCACCAGGTGTGCGCTGGCTCGTGGATGGGGTCACGGGGGGCGGGGGAccgatgggggaggggcaggggcgtCTCTGCAGCGCGGGGCCGAGGGGCACCGGGTGCTCGTCTCAGGGGTCGGCTCGGGAGAACAGCAGGCCACGGGTGCTGGGCCCGGACGCCCGCCGGCTCGGCCAGCCCCTCCACTTCTGCCGATGGGCTTTCACGCCTAG
- the TNNT3 gene encoding troponin T, fast skeletal muscle isoform X16 encodes MSDEEVEHVEEEAQEEAHEVHEVHEVHEPEEVQEDAEEEEEEEEKPRPRLTAPKIPEGEKVDFDDIQKKRQNKDLMELQALIDSHFEARKKEEEELVALKERIEKRRAERAEQQRIRAEKERERQNRLAEEKARREEEEAKRRAEDDLKKKKALSSMGANYSSYLAKADQKRGKKQTAREMKKKVLAERRKPLNIDHLGDDKLRDKARELWESLHKLETEKFELGEKLKRQKYDIMNVRARVEMLAKLSSTSGAASTRPRSTARRPGPRPRAKSVGAGSKAAETAPGRDRRPGQPTWRCPPPAPQHPSLCPRCPHPLGSVNKAGRPPSTRCALARGWGHGGRGTDGGGAGASLQRGAEGHRVLVSGVGSGEQQATGAGPGRPPARPAPPLLPMGFHA; translated from the exons atgcagaggaggaggaggaggaag AGGAGAAGCCGAGACCCAG ACTCACTGCTCCTAAGATcccagaaggggagaaagtagaCTTTGAT GACATCCAGAAGAAGCGTCAGAACAAAGACCTCATGGAGCTGCAGGCGCTTATCGACAGCCACTTCGAGGCtcggaagaaggaggaggaggagctggtcGCACTCAAGGAGAGAATC GAGAAGCGCCGTGCGGAGAGAGCAGAGCAGCAGAGGATCCGGGCTGAGAAGGAGCGGGAGCGCCAGAACCGGCTGGCG GAGGAGAAGGCCCgtcgggaggaggaggaggccaagaGGAGGGCGGAGGACGACCTGAAGAAGAAGAAGGCTCTGTCCTCCATGGGCGCCAACTACAGCAGCTACCTGGCCAAG GCCGACCAGAAGAGAGGCAAGAAGCAGACGGCCCGGGAGATGAAGAAGAAGGTCCTGGCGGAGCGGCGGAAGCCCCTCAACATCGATCACCTGGGCGACGACAAGCTGAG GGACAAggccagggagctctgggaatcCCTGCACAAGCTGGAGACTGAGAAGTTCGAGTTGGGGGAGAAGCTGAAACGCCAGAAATACGAC ATCATGAACGTCCGGGCCAGAGTGGAGATGCTGGCCAAGTT ATCATCAACCTCAGGAGCCGCATCGACCAGGCCCAGAAGCA CAGCAAGAAGGCCGGGACCACGCCCAAGGGCAAAGTCGGTGGGCGCTGGAAGTAAAGCCGCAGAGACCGCCCCGGGCAGAGACCGTCGGCCCGGGCAGCCCACATGGCGGTgtccgccccccgccccccagcaccCGAGTCTCTGTCCTCGCTGCCCTCACCCCCTGGGGTCTGTGAATAAAGCTGGCAGACCCCCCTCCACCAGGTGTGCGCTGGCTCGTGGATGGGGTCACGGGGGGCGGGGGAccgatgggggaggggcaggggcgtCTCTGCAGCGCGGGGCCGAGGGGCACCGGGTGCTCGTCTCAGGGGTCGGCTCGGGAGAACAGCAGGCCACGGGTGCTGGGCCCGGACGCCCGCCGGCTCGGCCAGCCCCTCCACTTCTGCCGATGGGCTTTCACGCCTAG
- the TNNT3 gene encoding troponin T, fast skeletal muscle isoform X19, with product MSDEEVEHVEEEYEEEEEAQEEEEVQEDAEEEEEEEEKPRPRLTAPKIPEGEKVDFDDIQKKRQNKDLMELQALIDSHFEARKKEEEELVALKERIEKRRAERAEQQRIRAEKERERQNRLAEEKARREEEEAKRRAEDDLKKKKALSSMGANYSSYLAKADQKRGKKQTAREMKKKVLAERRKPLNIDHLGDDKLRDKARELWESLHKLETEKFELGEKLKRQKYDIMNVRARVEMLAKLSSTSGAASTRPRSTARRPGPRPRAKSVGAGSKAAETAPGRDRRPGQPTWRCPPPAPQHPSLCPRCPHPLGSVNKAGRPPSTRCALARGWGHGGRGTDGGGAGASLQRGAEGHRVLVSGVGSGEQQATGAGPGRPPARPAPPLLPMGFHA from the exons atgcagaggaggaggaggaggaag AGGAGAAGCCGAGACCCAG ACTCACTGCTCCTAAGATcccagaaggggagaaagtagaCTTTGAT GACATCCAGAAGAAGCGTCAGAACAAAGACCTCATGGAGCTGCAGGCGCTTATCGACAGCCACTTCGAGGCtcggaagaaggaggaggaggagctggtcGCACTCAAGGAGAGAATC GAGAAGCGCCGTGCGGAGAGAGCAGAGCAGCAGAGGATCCGGGCTGAGAAGGAGCGGGAGCGCCAGAACCGGCTGGCG GAGGAGAAGGCCCgtcgggaggaggaggaggccaagaGGAGGGCGGAGGACGACCTGAAGAAGAAGAAGGCTCTGTCCTCCATGGGCGCCAACTACAGCAGCTACCTGGCCAAG GCCGACCAGAAGAGAGGCAAGAAGCAGACGGCCCGGGAGATGAAGAAGAAGGTCCTGGCGGAGCGGCGGAAGCCCCTCAACATCGATCACCTGGGCGACGACAAGCTGAG GGACAAggccagggagctctgggaatcCCTGCACAAGCTGGAGACTGAGAAGTTCGAGTTGGGGGAGAAGCTGAAACGCCAGAAATACGAC ATCATGAACGTCCGGGCCAGAGTGGAGATGCTGGCCAAGTT ATCATCAACCTCAGGAGCCGCATCGACCAGGCCCAGAAGCA CAGCAAGAAGGCCGGGACCACGCCCAAGGGCAAAGTCGGTGGGCGCTGGAAGTAAAGCCGCAGAGACCGCCCCGGGCAGAGACCGTCGGCCCGGGCAGCCCACATGGCGGTgtccgccccccgccccccagcaccCGAGTCTCTGTCCTCGCTGCCCTCACCCCCTGGGGTCTGTGAATAAAGCTGGCAGACCCCCCTCCACCAGGTGTGCGCTGGCTCGTGGATGGGGTCACGGGGGGCGGGGGAccgatgggggaggggcaggggcgtCTCTGCAGCGCGGGGCCGAGGGGCACCGGGTGCTCGTCTCAGGGGTCGGCTCGGGAGAACAGCAGGCCACGGGTGCTGGGCCCGGACGCCCGCCGGCTCGGCCAGCCCCTCCACTTCTGCCGATGGGCTTTCACGCCTAG
- the TNNT3 gene encoding troponin T, fast skeletal muscle isoform X23, with amino-acid sequence MSDEEVEHVEEEAQEEEEVQEDAEEEEEEEEKPRPRLTAPKIPEGEKVDFDDIQKKRQNKDLMELQALIDSHFEARKKEEEELVALKERIEKRRAERAEQQRIRAEKERERQNRLAEEKARREEEEAKRRAEDDLKKKKALSSMGANYSSYLAKADQKRGKKQTAREMKKKVLAERRKPLNIDHLGDDKLRDKARELWESLHKLETEKFELGEKLKRQKYDIMNVRARVEMLAKLSSTSGAASTRPRSTARRPGPRPRAKSVGAGSKAAETAPGRDRRPGQPTWRCPPPAPQHPSLCPRCPHPLGSVNKAGRPPSTRCALARGWGHGGRGTDGGGAGASLQRGAEGHRVLVSGVGSGEQQATGAGPGRPPARPAPPLLPMGFHA; translated from the exons atgcagaggaggaggaggaggaag AGGAGAAGCCGAGACCCAG ACTCACTGCTCCTAAGATcccagaaggggagaaagtagaCTTTGAT GACATCCAGAAGAAGCGTCAGAACAAAGACCTCATGGAGCTGCAGGCGCTTATCGACAGCCACTTCGAGGCtcggaagaaggaggaggaggagctggtcGCACTCAAGGAGAGAATC GAGAAGCGCCGTGCGGAGAGAGCAGAGCAGCAGAGGATCCGGGCTGAGAAGGAGCGGGAGCGCCAGAACCGGCTGGCG GAGGAGAAGGCCCgtcgggaggaggaggaggccaagaGGAGGGCGGAGGACGACCTGAAGAAGAAGAAGGCTCTGTCCTCCATGGGCGCCAACTACAGCAGCTACCTGGCCAAG GCCGACCAGAAGAGAGGCAAGAAGCAGACGGCCCGGGAGATGAAGAAGAAGGTCCTGGCGGAGCGGCGGAAGCCCCTCAACATCGATCACCTGGGCGACGACAAGCTGAG GGACAAggccagggagctctgggaatcCCTGCACAAGCTGGAGACTGAGAAGTTCGAGTTGGGGGAGAAGCTGAAACGCCAGAAATACGAC ATCATGAACGTCCGGGCCAGAGTGGAGATGCTGGCCAAGTT ATCATCAACCTCAGGAGCCGCATCGACCAGGCCCAGAAGCA CAGCAAGAAGGCCGGGACCACGCCCAAGGGCAAAGTCGGTGGGCGCTGGAAGTAAAGCCGCAGAGACCGCCCCGGGCAGAGACCGTCGGCCCGGGCAGCCCACATGGCGGTgtccgccccccgccccccagcaccCGAGTCTCTGTCCTCGCTGCCCTCACCCCCTGGGGTCTGTGAATAAAGCTGGCAGACCCCCCTCCACCAGGTGTGCGCTGGCTCGTGGATGGGGTCACGGGGGGCGGGGGAccgatgggggaggggcaggggcgtCTCTGCAGCGCGGGGCCGAGGGGCACCGGGTGCTCGTCTCAGGGGTCGGCTCGGGAGAACAGCAGGCCACGGGTGCTGGGCCCGGACGCCCGCCGGCTCGGCCAGCCCCTCCACTTCTGCCGATGGGCTTTCACGCCTAG